TTGCTGTAATATGTGTatagtacagacagacagacagatagatagagagacagagcgagagagagagagagagagagagagagagagagagttgtcaTAGTTATTCACCAACATTCAGTGTAAAAACACTTATCTGTTGTATAATTTATGCTTCATCTTGTcttacattttgttgtatttgttgttttgttgtgctttggcaatgtatacacatgtatgtcatgccaataaagctcattgaattgagagagagagggagggagggagagagaggggggtcagagagacagagagagggagagagagagagagagagagagagagagagagacagagttgtCATAGTTATTCACCAACATTCAGTGTAAAAACACTGATCTGTTGTATAATTTATGTTTCATCTTGTcttacattttgttgtatttgttgttttgttgtgctttggcaatgtatacacatgtatgtcatgccaataaagctcattgagagagagagaaagagagatacagagggagagagagggggggtcagagagacatagagagagagagagagagagagagagagagaggtcagagagacatagagagagagagagagagagagagagagagagagggagggagggagaggggggtcagagagacatagagagagagggagagagagagagagagagagagagagagaggaggtactGGTCCTCATGTTGCTCCCTCACTGTGTTTTCAGCACTGGGAGCTGTCCATGGTATTGAATTGCATCAGCGGCTCCGGTCAACAGACAGCAACGAGACCTCAGGAAAACTTCGGCACCTTCAACCGCAGGCTGTTTGATCCAGCAGTGAGTAAAGACAAGAGGGTTTCAGAAATGAGAAACAGCACAAGATGTCTACTTTGATAGCGGacttctccacacaggagagcAGCTGCAGCGCGTCGCTTCCTCGCTCTCTAAAGGTATTTCCCCTGTGATACCCGCACTCTGAGAAGCAGCCAGGTATATCTCACCTATACAGGAGAAAAGGGAGCGCACGtccgagagagagacatttaatTTTTTCCAACTTCGTCTAACCAAGAGGCGACACTTGAGAAAGTCACCGCGCCGCGCCATGCTCCCCGCTCAGGAAGCAGCCAAGATCTACCACACCAACTACGTGCGCAACGCCCGCGCCGTGGGCGTGCTGTGGACCGTGTTCACCATCACCTTCGCCGTGATCACCGTGGTGGTGTTCATCCAGCCCTACTGGATCGGGGACAGCGTCAACACCCCGCAGGCCGGCTACTTCGGCCTCTTCCACTACTGCATCGGGAACGCGCTCACCTCGGAGCTCACCTGCAAAGGGAGCGCGCTGGACTTCGGCTCCATCCCGTCCGGCGCCTTCAAGACGGCCATGTTCTTCGTGGGGATCTCCATGCTGCTGGTGGTGGGCAGCATCGTCTGCTtcagcctcttcttcttctgcaacGCCGGCAGCGTCTACAAGATCTGCGCGTGGATGCAGCTCGCCTCCTGTGAGCATGAGTGTGGTGGGAGTGTGAGATGAGTTtgacagaaagttttttttttttttttattattactttttatttaatacATTTCATCCATGCCTGTACTTTGGGTGGTCAGGCTGGTTTACTGACAGAAAGTTTTTGTAGGGAGATTCCATCATTTTAGTTTTTACTGGGCTTGGCTTGTGctcgtgtgcgtgtgtgtgtctgcgcaccctgaacagacacacacacacacacacacacacacacaaatacctaACATATGTAGTGTCTTTCTTCAGGTATGGGCTCTGGTaaatacaggcacacacataggctacacacactaacagacacAGATATGCTTGAAACTGCATGTGCATTGAGAAAGTATAGGGAATGGGAGAACAGCCACACAAGTTTCACTTGAAACATGAGATATTCTGGGGACCATCCAATGTTTTGGTAACATGAGGCATCCCACAGGAACAGATGTAGCTGCAAGTGAAAGGCCAAAGCCTGTATGAGAGAAATAATGAGATTAACCTGGAGGTGTGTTGTTACATCttcactttctcctcttctgccactcacaccTGCtgttcagtgtctctgtgtgtgtgtgtgtgtgtgtgtgtgtgtgtgtgtgtgtgtgtgtgtgtgtgtgtgtgctcccacTATTTCCGTGCCTGCATatactattacacacacacacacacacacacacacacacatactgaacaGCAGGTGTGAGTGGTAGGAAGAGCgagaggagaaagtgaaggTGTAACAACACACCTCCATGTTAATCTCATTATTTCTCTCATACAGGCTTTGGACTAATACATAAATTAAGTATAtaagatgaaaataaattacataacagtaaataatataaaaacagcCAAATAAACCTTAATAACCCTAATAAACTCTCAAGTTAAAAAGTTGCAATGATCCTGCAGGTGAGACGgtggagtgtttttttccttcttagTGTTCTAGgatggatggatttttgaaaatgcaataactttaaatgtaaacgctcaaaccaaatcaaattttaacaatgtcttcattaaacgtCTTTGATCATGTATGTAGAGGGAATTTTAATTCTAATAATCGTGGACTGGTGTCAACATTTTACTTCAATGACAAAGTTGCATTTTAATGATCATCTATAAATTAGTAACTGACTAACTGaaagtgagggagtgtgtgagggagtgtgtgaggcCCGTAAAGTGAAAGTGAGCGGTGTGTGTTCCTGTCACAGTTCTAATGTTTCAtcttgtcacctgatagttcaCATGGCACTGTATGCTGAGGTGAGACGACACGAGGCAGAGTCT
This DNA window, taken from Centroberyx gerrardi isolate f3 chromosome 5, fCenGer3.hap1.cur.20231027, whole genome shotgun sequence, encodes the following:
- the lhfpl5a gene encoding LHFPL tetraspan subfamily member 5 protein, with the translated sequence MLPAQEAAKIYHTNYVRNARAVGVLWTVFTITFAVITVVVFIQPYWIGDSVNTPQAGYFGLFHYCIGNALTSELTCKGSALDFGSIPSGAFKTAMFFVGISMLLVVGSIVCFSLFFFCNAGSVYKICAWMQLASSTCMVIGCMIYPDGWDSEEVKRMCGQRTDKYTLGNCTVRWAYILAIISIMDSLILSFLAFSLGNRQDKLLPEDFQVEGKEINIKLFLTELK